The nucleotide sequence AGGCGCCGCTCGCCTGGCGCAGGGCCAGTTCGTCGAGCCACTGCCCGGTCGCGGTGGTGAGGGCCACGACCCCGACCAGCGCGGCCGACGCCCACAGGGCGGCGGCGCCGAGCAGGTGGCCCAGGACCTGCAGGACGGTGGGGGCGGGGCGGCGGGCGGTCGTGGTCATCGAGCTCCTGGGCGGTGGTGCGGATCGTCGGGGCGCGGGCACGGCCGCGGCCGTGCGGGCACCCGCGGAGCCCTCATCATTCCACGCACGGATCGGAGCGGGCTGAGAGGCGCCGCCTAGGCTGGGGAGCATGCTCCCCGCCGTGGTCCTGCCCCCGCTCGACGACCTGCTCGCGCACGCGCACGTCGTCGCCCTGCCGATGCGGGTGCGCTTCCGCGGCGTCGACGTGCGCGAGTCGGTGCTCCTGCGCGGCCCGGCGGGGTGGGGGGAGTTCGGCCCGTTCCCCGAGTACGGGGACGCCGAGGCGGGCGCCTGGCTCCGCGCCGCGGTCGACGCCGCGTGGCACGGCTTCCCGGCGCCCCGGCGCACGCGCATCCCCGTCAACGCGACCGTGCCCGCCGTGCCGGCGGCCCGGGTCCGGGAGGTCCTCGCCGGTTTCGGGGGCGGGGTGCGTGCCGTGAAGATCAAGGTCGCCGAGCGCGGCCAGGGGCCGGGGGACGACGACGCCCGGGTCGCGGCCGTGCGGGCCCTGCTGCCGGAGGCCGAGCTGCGGGTGGACGCCAACGGCGGGTGGGACGTGCCCACGGCCCTCGCGGCCCTGGAACGGCTCGGGCGGCACGGGCTCGCGTACGCGGAGCAGCCCGTGCCCACGATCGAGGGCCTCGCCGCCGTCCGGGAGGGCCTCGCCGACCGGGGCGTGGCGGTGCTGGTGGCCGCGGACGAGTCCGTGCGCAAGGAGGACGACCCCCTGGCGGTGGCCCGGGCGGGCGCCGCCGACCTGCTCGTGGTCAAGGCAGCTCCGCTGGGCGGGGTGCGCCGCGCCCTGGACGTGGTCGCCCAGGCCGGCCTGCCGGCGGTGGTCAGCTCCGCCCTGGACACCTCCGTGGGCATCCGGGCGGGTCTCGCGCTCGCCGCCGCCCTGCCCGAGCTCCCGTACGCCTGCGGGCTCGGGACGGTGTCCCTCATGCGGGCGGACGTCCTGCGGGAGCCGCTGCGGCCGGTGGGCGGGATGCTCGAGCTGCGGGACGCGGTCCCGGACCCCGAGCTGCTGGCGCGCCACGCCGTGCCCGCCGACCGGCGCCGGTGGTGGCTGGAGCGGCTGCGCCGCGTGCACGCCCTGGCCGGGGTCGGGCCTCACGCCTGAGCCGCGACCCCCAGGACCTCGGCCCGGAGCCGGTCCAGGTCCACCGGCTCGCCCTCGTGCAGCCCGTGGCCCCGGACCCAGGCCCGGGCGGCGCGCCACACGTCGTCGCAGCCGAGCTCCATGTCGGGGTGGGCGGCGCCGATCCGGGTCTGGGCCGTGTGCTCGGGGTCGTCGCCCGTGAAGGAGAAGACCGCCACGGGGCTGCAGGCGAGCCCCACCACCCCGCGGACGGAGGCGATGATCCGTCCGTGCAGGCAGTCCCCGGGGTGGAGGTCCCACGCGCGGTGGACGCTCAGGCAGTCCACGGCCGCACGCCGGTACCCGTGCGCGCCGTGCTCGTGCGGAACGTTCCCCCCGTGCTCCCGCGGGGACAGCAGTCCCCCCTCTGGTTCGGTGTGCATCGCGCGCCTCCTCCGCCGGTGTCCCGGCCGGCTCCGCCGCCGCGGCGGCACGGCCCGTGGGCGGATCGAGCAGAAGGAGGGGGGTCTTCCGGACGTTCCCGGTCACGGTCCGGGGCGCTGGACGGATGGGACGGCCTGACGCCTCGAGCATCCCAGAACCGGGACGGCCGCGGAATCCGCCGGCGCATTGTTTCTTTGAGTGAACTCGGCCCGGGACGGACCCGCTGATCAGGGGCGGATGGGTCCCCGGCCGGTCACTGCCCGTTCACCTGCGGTTCGCACGGCCGCCCCCGGGGCCTCACCGGGCGGTGGTGCAGTGGCGGAGCACCCGTTCCCCGACCGCGGTCCGCCGCGGGCCCCGTCCCCTGGGAGAGCCATGACCGACACCGCCAAGCGCACCGTCCTGCCCCTGCTCGGCCACACGCGCGGCAAGCGCAGCCCCGTCACGTGCCAGCTCAAGTGCGGCAGCGCCTGCGCCGGACCGGAGTGCAACACCTCCGGCAACGGCTACTTCCGCGACATCGCGAGCGCGGCGCTGTCCCGCCGCTCCGCCCTGGGCCTGGGCGCCGCGGCGGCCGTGACCGTCGGCGTCGTCGGCGCCACCCCGGAGGCCGCCCAGGCCCACGGCCGCGGACGCTCCGGGCTGTCCTTCGCGCCCATCGCCCCCGTGCCGAACACCGTGGACGACCTCACGGTCCCCGAGGGCTTCGACTGGTCCCCGATCATCCGCTGGGGCGACCCCCTGTTCGAGGACTCCCCGGAGTTCGACCCCCTCCGGCAGACCCCGGAGTCCCAGGCGGCCCAGTTCGGCTACAACAGCGACTACCTGGACATCCTCCAGGACCGCGGCGGGCGCAGCGGAGTGCTCGTGAACAACCACGAGTACACCAACGAGAACCTCATGTTCCCCGCCGAGCAGCAGGACGACCTCCAGCGGGTGGCCCGGGTGGCCATGGCCGCCCACGGCATGTCCGTCGTGGAGATCGCCCGCACCGGCCCCGGCCGGCCCTGGACCTACGTCCGCGGCGGAGCCCGCAACCGGCGCATCACCCTGAGCACGCCCTTCGCCGTGGACGGCCCGGCCGCCGGCTCCGCGCTGCTGAGGACGCAGGACGACCCGACCGGCACCGTGGTCCTCGGCACGCAGAACAACTGCGCCGGCGGCACCACCCCGTGGGGCACCGTCCTGTCCGGCGAGGAGAACTTCAACCAGTACTTCAAGGGCAACGGCTCCGCCGAGCAGAAGCGCTACGGGATCGCCGCCGAGGCCCCGAGCCGGCGCTGGCACGAGGTGGACCCCCGCTTCGACTCGACCCTGCCGGGCTACGAGAACGAGCCGAACCGGTTCGGCTGGGTCGTGGAGCTCGACCCCCAGGACCCCGCCTCGACCCCGGTCAAGCACACCGCACTGGGCCGCTTCAAGCACGAGGGCGCCAACGTGCGCGTGGCCGAGGACGGCACCGTGGTGGCCTACTCCGGCGACGACGAGCGCTTCGACTACCTCTACAAGTTCGTCTCCGCCCAGAAGTACGTCGAGGGCGACCGCGCCCACAACATGACGCTGCTCTCCGAGGGCAACCTGTACGTCGCGAAGTTCACCGGGGACACCGCGGCCGAGATCGACGGCTCCGGCCGGCTGCCCTCCGACGGCGCGTTCGACGGCTCCGGCGAGTGGCTGCCCCTGGTGGTGGACGGGGAGTCGGCCGTGGCCGGCATGTCCGTGGAGGAGGTCCTGGTGTTCACCCGCCTGGCAGCGGACCAGGTCGGCGCCACCAAGATGGACCGCCCCGAGGACGTCGAGCCCTCCCCGCACACCGGCAAGGTCTACGTGGCGCTGACCAACAACACCGACCGCGGCACCCCGGGCAAGGCCGGCCCGGACGAGGCCAACCCGCGCACCCAGAACCGCGACGGGCACGTCATCGAGATCACGGAGCGCCACCACCGTGCCGACGCCACCGAGTTCGGCTGGAACATCCTCCTCGTCGCCGGGGACCCGGCGAAGAACGCCTCCACCTACTTCTCCGGCTACCCGGTGGAGAAGGTCTCCCCGATCTCCTGCCCGGACAACCTGGCCTTCGACTCGGAGGGCAACCTGTGGATCTCCACGGACGGCGCCCCGGGGACCATCGGCTACAACGACGGACTGTTCAAGGTGGGACTGTCCGGGCGCGAGCGCGGCAACGTCGAGCAGTTCCTCGCCGTGCCGCAGGACGCCGAGACCTGCGGGCCCGTGATCCACGACCGCGAGCGCATGGTCTACGTGGCCGTGCAGCACCCGGGCGAGGACGGCTCCTTCGAGGAGCCCCGCTCCTACTTCCCGGACTACGTGGTGGAGACCCGCCAGGGTGAGGGCGAGTGGTCGCTGCCGCGGCCGTCCGTGGCCCAGGTCTTCGCCGTGGACCGGGCCGGGGAGCCCGAGTTCCCCGGTGCGATCCACGACCGGCCGGGCCACGGCCGCAACCAGCACAAGCGGCGCAAGAACGGCGAGCGCGGGCCCCGCTACCGCGGCTACAAGGGCAAGGCCACCGCGGAGACGAAGGCGGCCGCGAGGACCGCGTCCCGCTCCTACTGAGCCCCGCCTCCGGAGGCGTCCGGAGCCCACCGGTCCCCGGCCCGCCCCGCGGCGGGCCGGGGACCGCTGCGTTCCCGGACTACCCTGGTCTCCTGTGACCACACCCTCTCTCGACACCGCCCGCACCGTCCTGGAGGAGCTCGTCGCCGCCGGGATGCGGCACCTCGTCGTAGCCCCCGGCTCCCGGTCCGCGCCGCTGGCCTACGCCGCGGCGGCCGCCCAGGCCGCCGGGGCCCTCGAGGTCCACGTGCGGGTGGACGAGCGGAGCGCGGCGTTCACCGCCCTCGGCATCGCACGGGCCACCGGCCGGCCGGCCGGGGTGCTCACCACCTCGGGCACGGCCGTGGGCAACCTGCTCCCCGCGGTGCTGGAGGCCGACCACGCCGAGGTGCCCCTCGTGGTGCTCTCCGCCGACCGCCCGCCGGAGCTGCGGGGCACCGGCGCCAACCAGACCACCCGCCAGCCGGGGATCTTCGGCGACCACGTGCGCGCCGCCGTGGACCTCCTCCCGGACGACGACGTGCCCGCCCGGCTGGAGGAGGTCCTCGCCGCCCTGGCCGGCCGTGGACCGCAGGGGCCCCGGCCGGCGGGACCGGTCCACCTCAACGTGGCCCTGCGCGAGCCGCTGCACCCCGCGCCGGAGGACGGCCCGGTGCTCGCGGCCCGGGCCCGGCTGCTGGCCGCCCGGACGGGGGCACGGCCGGACCCGGGGCCGGCCGCGGTGGCGGCCGGCCCGGTCGCGGTCCCGCCGCCGGACGCCGGGACGGCGCGCTCCGTCGTCGTCGCCGGGGACGGCGCCGGACCGGACGCGGCACGCTTCGCCGAGGCGTGCGGGCTGCCGCTGCTCGCGGAGCCCTCCTCGAACGCGCGGAGCGGCCCGCACGCCGTGGGGGCCTACCGGCTGCTGCTGGACTCCCCGCTGGGCCGGCGGATCGAGCGGGTCCTGCTCGTGGGCCGGCCCACGCTCTCCCGCCCGGTCGGGGCCCTGCTCGCACGGGAGGGCGTCGCCACCGCAGCCGTGCGGCCGGCACCCGTGGCCTGGTACGAGCCCGGGCGGCGCCGTGAGCGGGTGCTCACGAGCTGGGCCGAGGCGGCCGCCTTCACCGGCCGCGGCGCCCCCGGCTGGGCGCAGGCCTGGCGGGAGGCGGGCGCCGCCGCGGACGGCGCCGTCGCCGGGCTGCTCGCCGCCGAGCCGCCGGGCCGGGCCACGGGCCCGGCCGTGGCCGCCGCGGTGTGGGAGGCCTGCCGGCGGGACGGGGCCGTGCTGCTGGCTGGCTCCTCCAACCCCGTGCGCGACCTCGACCTGGCCGCCCGGCCCGGCCCGGGCTCCCCGCTCGTGCTCGCCAACCGGGGGCTCGCCGGGATCGACGGGACGGTGGCCACGGCCGCCGGCGCGGCGCTCGGCGGGGACCGGCCGGTCCGCGCCCTCCTGGGCGACCTGACGTTCCTGCACGACGTCTCGTCCCTGCTGCTGGGCCCGGGCGAGCGCGAGCCCGACCTCCAGCTCGTGGTCCTCAACGACGGCGGCGGGGGGATCTTCACGACCCTGGAGCACGGCGTGCTGGGGGAGCAGGAGGAGTACCGGGCGGTCGTGGAGCGGTTCTTCGGCACCCCGCACGAGGCCCGGCTCGACGCGCTGTGCGCCGGCTACGGCGTGGCCCACCGGCGTGCGGCCGGCGTCGCCGAGCTCGAGCAGGCGCTCGCCGCGCCCGTGCGGGGGCGCTCGGTCCTGGAGGTCGTGGTGGACCGGCGCGGGCTGCGGGACCTCCACGCGCGGATCCGGGCCGCCGTCGCCCGGGCCGCCGCGGAGGCCGCCGCGCAGGACATGGCTCAGGACACCGCGCAGGACACGGCTCCGGACAACGGTGCGGGAGGCCGCACCGGCCGCTGAGGGGTCTCGAGGTGCGCCGGGTGCCCTGCGCCGGCCGGCGCCCCGGGGCCGGGGACGCGGGCGGGCCCCGCCCCCCGGCGAGGGGGGACGGGGCCCGGAGGCGGTGCCGCGGGGGTCAGCCGCGCACGGTGGGCGCCTCCTGCTCGGCGGGCGCCTGCGGGTGCCCGGCGAGCTCCTCCACCCGGTGCTCGGCCTCCTCCAGCCCGCGCTGGTGGGGCACCACGAGGGTGACCAGCGCACCGAGCAGGGCCACGCCGGCGAAGACGTAGAACGCCTGGGGGCCGCCGAAGCCGGCCGCGGCGAGCCAGCCGCCGATGATCGGGCCGAAGATGCCGCCGAACCGGCCCATGCTCGCGCAGAACGCCACGCCGGCGGCCCGGGCGTTGGTGGTGTAGTAGTTCGACTGGAACCCGTAGACCAGGACCTGGGTGCCGATGGTGCCCACGCCGGCCACGGCGATGAAGAGGAACAGCAGCGGCAGCGGGAAGCTGAAGGTCATCAGGACCAGGGCGATCGCGGCCAGCGCGAAGGTCGTGGCGATCATCCGCTGCGGGCCGGTGCGGTCCGCGAGGCGGGAGGCCAGCAGACCGCCGACCAGGGCGGAGCCGTTGAGCACGAGGACGAAGTAGAGCGGGCTGATGCTGTGGCCGTAGCCGTTCATGATGACGGCGAGCCAGGTGTTCAGTCCGTAGGTGAGCAGCAGGCCGCAGAAGGACATGAAGCCCAGCAGGATCGAGGCCAGGGCGAACTGCCTGGAGAACACGGCCGCGTAGCCGGTCCTGCGCGGTGCGGCCCCCACCGTCTGGATGACCTGCTCCTCGATCAGCGGGACGCCGGTCCGGAGGGCGACGGCCTCGGCCCGCTCGGTCTCGCCGCGGGTGAGCAGCCAGCGCGGGGACTCGGGGAGCTTCCACAGCATGAGCGGGACGAGCAGGAGGAGGGGGAGGGCCCCGATCATGAAGAGCCCGCGCCAGCTCAGGTCGGCGAGGAAGGCGATGCCCACGAGGGCGGCGAAGACGCCGCCGGCGGGGATGCCGGAGTAGACGATGCCGTTGTAGAACTGGCGGCGGCCGGCGGGGGCGAACTCGGCCATGGTGGCGCCGGCGGTGGTGATCACGAGGCCGAGGCCGATGCCTGTGAGGAAGCGCATCGCGCCGAAGGCCAGCACGCTGGTGGTGAGCGCGGTGACGAACATGCCCACGGAGAACCAGGCGACACCGGTGATCAGCAGCCGGCGGCGGCCGAAGAAGTCGCCGATGGCCCCGCAGACG is from Kocuria rosea and encodes:
- a CDS encoding o-succinylbenzoate synthase: MLPAVVLPPLDDLLAHAHVVALPMRVRFRGVDVRESVLLRGPAGWGEFGPFPEYGDAEAGAWLRAAVDAAWHGFPAPRRTRIPVNATVPAVPAARVREVLAGFGGGVRAVKIKVAERGQGPGDDDARVAAVRALLPEAELRVDANGGWDVPTALAALERLGRHGLAYAEQPVPTIEGLAAVREGLADRGVAVLVAADESVRKEDDPLAVARAGAADLLVVKAAPLGGVRRALDVVAQAGLPAVVSSALDTSVGIRAGLALAAALPELPYACGLGTVSLMRADVLREPLRPVGGMLELRDAVPDPELLARHAVPADRRRWWLERLRRVHALAGVGPHA
- the menD gene encoding 2-succinyl-5-enolpyruvyl-6-hydroxy-3-cyclohexene-1-carboxylic-acid synthase, translated to MTTPSLDTARTVLEELVAAGMRHLVVAPGSRSAPLAYAAAAAQAAGALEVHVRVDERSAAFTALGIARATGRPAGVLTTSGTAVGNLLPAVLEADHAEVPLVVLSADRPPELRGTGANQTTRQPGIFGDHVRAAVDLLPDDDVPARLEEVLAALAGRGPQGPRPAGPVHLNVALREPLHPAPEDGPVLAARARLLAARTGARPDPGPAAVAAGPVAVPPPDAGTARSVVVAGDGAGPDAARFAEACGLPLLAEPSSNARSGPHAVGAYRLLLDSPLGRRIERVLLVGRPTLSRPVGALLAREGVATAAVRPAPVAWYEPGRRRERVLTSWAEAAAFTGRGAPGWAQAWREAGAAADGAVAGLLAAEPPGRATGPAVAAAVWEACRRDGAVLLAGSSNPVRDLDLAARPGPGSPLVLANRGLAGIDGTVATAAGAALGGDRPVRALLGDLTFLHDVSSLLLGPGEREPDLQLVVLNDGGGGIFTTLEHGVLGEQEEYRAVVERFFGTPHEARLDALCAGYGVAHRRAAGVAELEQALAAPVRGRSVLEVVVDRRGLRDLHARIRAAVARAAAEAAAQDMAQDTAQDTAPDNGAGGRTGR
- a CDS encoding PhoX family protein, with protein sequence MTDTAKRTVLPLLGHTRGKRSPVTCQLKCGSACAGPECNTSGNGYFRDIASAALSRRSALGLGAAAAVTVGVVGATPEAAQAHGRGRSGLSFAPIAPVPNTVDDLTVPEGFDWSPIIRWGDPLFEDSPEFDPLRQTPESQAAQFGYNSDYLDILQDRGGRSGVLVNNHEYTNENLMFPAEQQDDLQRVARVAMAAHGMSVVEIARTGPGRPWTYVRGGARNRRITLSTPFAVDGPAAGSALLRTQDDPTGTVVLGTQNNCAGGTTPWGTVLSGEENFNQYFKGNGSAEQKRYGIAAEAPSRRWHEVDPRFDSTLPGYENEPNRFGWVVELDPQDPASTPVKHTALGRFKHEGANVRVAEDGTVVAYSGDDERFDYLYKFVSAQKYVEGDRAHNMTLLSEGNLYVAKFTGDTAAEIDGSGRLPSDGAFDGSGEWLPLVVDGESAVAGMSVEEVLVFTRLAADQVGATKMDRPEDVEPSPHTGKVYVALTNNTDRGTPGKAGPDEANPRTQNRDGHVIEITERHHRADATEFGWNILLVAGDPAKNASTYFSGYPVEKVSPISCPDNLAFDSEGNLWISTDGAPGTIGYNDGLFKVGLSGRERGNVEQFLAVPQDAETCGPVIHDRERMVYVAVQHPGEDGSFEEPRSYFPDYVVETRQGEGEWSLPRPSVAQVFAVDRAGEPEFPGAIHDRPGHGRNQHKRRKNGERGPRYRGYKGKATAETKAAARTASRSY
- a CDS encoding MFS transporter codes for the protein MTQPHTIIAENPLLEQRTARFVAFIICLALLFDGYDLVIYGVVLPGLLADPTQIGTLEPAVAGLVGSYALIGVLIGSLVCGAIGDFFGRRRLLITGVAWFSVGMFVTALTTSVLAFGAMRFLTGIGLGLVITTAGATMAEFAPAGRRQFYNGIVYSGIPAGGVFAALVGIAFLADLSWRGLFMIGALPLLLLVPLMLWKLPESPRWLLTRGETERAEAVALRTGVPLIEEQVIQTVGAAPRRTGYAAVFSRQFALASILLGFMSFCGLLLTYGLNTWLAVIMNGYGHSISPLYFVLVLNGSALVGGLLASRLADRTGPQRMIATTFALAAIALVLMTFSFPLPLLFLFIAVAGVGTIGTQVLVYGFQSNYYTTNARAAGVAFCASMGRFGGIFGPIIGGWLAAAGFGGPQAFYVFAGVALLGALVTLVVPHQRGLEEAEHRVEELAGHPQAPAEQEAPTVRG